One Gossypium raimondii isolate GPD5lz chromosome 3, ASM2569854v1, whole genome shotgun sequence genomic window carries:
- the LOC105794244 gene encoding ubiquinone biosynthesis protein COQ4 homolog, mitochondrial, giving the protein MIERARIKLSPWQQAAVAVGSAVGALLDPRRADLIAALGETTGKPAFERVLERMRRSPEGRAVLIERPRVISAKVGHAWDLPENTFGAAYARFMGSRNFSPDDRPPVRFMDTDELAYVAMRAREVHDLWHTLFGLPTNLIGESALKVIEFEQMHLPMCLLSVVGGTSRFNAKQRKLFFQHYFPWAVKAGFQCTDLMCVYYEQHFHEDLEDVRRKWGVIPAPTVPK; this is encoded by the exons ATGATAGAAAGGGCTCGAATTAAGCTGAGCCCATGGCAGCAGGCGGCGGTTGCAGTAGGTTCAGCGGTGGGTGCGTTGCTCGATCCACGAAGGGCTGATTTAATAGCTGCTTTAGGAGAGACAACTGGAAAGCCTGCTTTTGAAAGGGTTCTTGAGAGAATGAGGAGGAGCCCCGAAGGCAGA GCAGTGCTCATTGAGCGGCCACGGGTTATATCTGCAAAGGTTGGTCATGCATGGGATCTACCAGAGAACACTTTTGGTGCTGCATATGCAAGGTTCATGGGATCCAGGAATTTTTCCCCGGATGACAGGCCGCCTGTGCGATTCATGGACACAGATGAACTTGCATATGTGGCTATGCGAGCTCGTGAGGTGCATGACCTCTGGCATACCCTTTTTGGCCTTCCTACCAACTTGATTGGGGAATCTGCATTGAAGGTTATTGAATTTGAGCAAATGCATCTCCCCATGTGCCTGCTTTCAGTTGTAGGTGGGACGTCAAGGTTTAATGcgaaacaaagaaaattgtTCTTCCAGCATTATTTCCCATGGGCTGTCAAGGCTGGTTTTCAGTGTACAGATCTCATGTGTGTATATTACGAGCAGCACTTTCATGAAGATTTGGAGGATGTTCGAAGGAAGTGGGGGGTAATTCCGGCTCCTACTGTCCCCAAGTAA